One Halomonas sp. M4R1S46 genomic window carries:
- a CDS encoding antibiotic biosynthesis monooxygenase family protein, with amino-acid sequence MSYIVNNRIHVNPGYEDEFEARFRARAGEIDKQPGFVAMRVLRPQGNQAPYVVETEWESQGAFRAWVGSDDFKRAHANPLPAEATAEGGGLEQFEVVEGTVAGAPR; translated from the coding sequence GTGAGCTACATCGTCAATAACCGCATCCATGTGAACCCGGGCTATGAGGACGAGTTCGAGGCTCGCTTCCGGGCGCGCGCCGGGGAGATCGACAAGCAGCCCGGCTTCGTCGCCATGCGGGTGCTGCGGCCCCAGGGCAACCAGGCGCCCTACGTGGTGGAGACGGAATGGGAAAGCCAGGGCGCCTTCCGCGCCTGGGTGGGCAGCGACGACTTCAAGCGTGCCCACGCCAATCCGCTGCCGGCGGAGGCCACCGCCGAGGGCGGCGGGCTCGAGCAGTTCGAGGTGGTCGAGGGGACCGTCGCCGGGGCGCCGCGCTAG
- a CDS encoding AEC family transporter, translated as MSLIDIFLSTLNITLPVFAMVFIGIGLKRLRWIDQAFVNTASKLVFRATLPTMLFFALADADLESTLDPWMLGFFALATLASFAAAWGWAILRVRRPLRGVYVQGAFRGNCGIVGLALAAGMYGDAGLSLGGLLLGVVILSYNVLSVIILAAYQPRDDGASKGIDWRSIFRHILTNPLILAVVVATPFAVYEVSLPPWLTTTGDYFASLTLPLALLCIGATLSTRALKQGYRTALSASLAKMVVVPSLATLLALAAGFTGPVLGVMFLFFASPTAAAAFVMAKAMGGDETLTANIIALTTLMASITVTLGVFVLRVAGLM; from the coding sequence ATGTCATTGATCGACATCTTCCTCTCGACGCTGAACATCACCCTGCCGGTATTCGCCATGGTCTTCATCGGCATCGGCCTTAAGCGCCTGCGCTGGATCGACCAGGCCTTCGTCAACACGGCATCGAAGCTGGTCTTTCGCGCCACCCTGCCGACCATGCTGTTCTTCGCCCTGGCCGACGCCGACCTGGAATCGACCCTCGATCCCTGGATGCTGGGCTTCTTCGCCCTGGCGACCCTGGCGAGCTTCGCCGCGGCCTGGGGCTGGGCCATCCTGCGCGTGCGACGCCCGCTGCGCGGTGTCTATGTCCAGGGCGCGTTTCGCGGTAATTGCGGCATCGTGGGCCTGGCCCTGGCCGCCGGCATGTATGGCGATGCGGGATTGTCGCTGGGTGGCCTGCTGCTCGGTGTGGTGATCCTGAGCTACAACGTGCTCTCGGTGATCATACTGGCGGCCTACCAGCCCCGCGATGATGGTGCGTCGAAGGGCATCGACTGGCGCAGTATCTTCCGGCACATCCTGACCAACCCGCTGATCCTGGCGGTGGTCGTGGCCACGCCCTTCGCCGTGTATGAAGTGTCACTGCCGCCCTGGCTCACCACCACCGGCGACTACTTCGCCTCGCTCACCCTGCCCCTGGCGCTGCTCTGCATCGGCGCCACCCTCTCCACGCGCGCCCTCAAGCAGGGCTATCGCACTGCCCTGAGCGCCAGTCTGGCCAAGATGGTGGTCGTGCCCTCGCTAGCGACGCTGCTGGCCCTGGCGGCGGGCTTCACGGGGCCGGTACTGGGCGTGATGTTCCTGTTCTTCGCCAGCCCCACGGCGGCGGCGGCCTTCGTCATGGCCAAGGCCATGGGCGGCGACGAGACCCTCACCGCCAACATCATCGCCCTGACCACGCTGATGGCCAGCATCACCGTGACCCTGGGGGTCTTCGTGCTGCGCGTCGCGGGGCTGATGTAG
- the kdgD gene encoding 5-dehydro-4-deoxyglucarate dehydratase, with the protein MSFTRDDVKKAISDGLLSFPVTDFDAQGRFDAESYRQRLEWFISHEISAVFVAGGTGEFFNLSQDEFREIVRLAVKTVDGKLPVIASAGLSVAAGSAFARIAEEEGADGILLMPPYLTECPQDGLVEYARRICDSTSISVIYYNRGNGILQPAAVQRLADACPNLIGLKDGKGDMQALNRIIKTVGDRLAYVGGVPTAEIIAEAYLAMGVNTYSSAVFNFVPDMAVTFYKALRGGDTDTVRRITREFFLPFVELRDNKAGYAVSLIKTGTEIIGRPAGSVRAPLEMPSADERARLEALVGTAQGF; encoded by the coding sequence GTGAGCTTTACACGCGACGATGTCAAGAAGGCGATCAGTGACGGGCTGCTGTCCTTCCCGGTGACCGATTTCGACGCTCAGGGGCGCTTCGATGCCGAGAGCTATCGCCAGCGGCTGGAGTGGTTCATCAGCCACGAGATCTCGGCGGTGTTCGTCGCCGGGGGGACCGGGGAGTTCTTCAACCTCTCCCAGGACGAGTTCCGCGAGATCGTGCGGCTGGCGGTCAAGACCGTCGACGGCAAGCTGCCGGTGATCGCCAGCGCGGGCCTCAGCGTGGCCGCCGGCAGTGCCTTCGCGCGTATCGCCGAGGAGGAGGGGGCCGATGGCATCCTGCTGATGCCGCCCTATCTGACCGAGTGTCCCCAGGACGGCCTGGTGGAGTATGCGCGCCGGATCTGCGATTCCACTTCCATCAGCGTCATCTACTACAACCGTGGCAATGGCATCCTGCAGCCGGCGGCGGTGCAGCGCCTGGCCGATGCCTGTCCCAACCTGATCGGTCTCAAGGACGGCAAGGGCGACATGCAGGCCCTGAACCGGATCATCAAGACCGTCGGCGACCGCCTGGCCTATGTGGGCGGCGTGCCCACCGCCGAGATCATCGCCGAGGCCTATCTCGCGATGGGGGTGAACACCTACTCCAGCGCGGTGTTCAACTTCGTGCCGGACATGGCGGTGACCTTCTACAAGGCCCTGCGTGGTGGCGATACCGACACCGTGCGCCGCATCACCCGCGAGTTCTTCCTGCCCTTCGTCGAGCTGCGCGACAACAAGGCCGGCTATGCGGTCAGCCTGATCAAGACCGGTACCGAGATCATTGGACGTCCCGCCGGCAGCGTTCGCGCGCCGCTCGAGATGCCCAGTGCCGATGAGCGGGCTCGACTGGAAGCCCTGGTCGGAACCGCCCAAGGCTTCTAA
- a CDS encoding ABC transporter substrate-binding protein produces the protein MSMPNVPKTLGASVLMAGMAFGSAAAMAADGPLRGNVRVVIGSTSTGGDTYQNSSIVVDALAEKLDLNMKVDAVGASSAFRFLDRDPRGNTLMIFHDQSYLGYLYGVEGYDNIFDKYTIGPTVAINPGNAYLVPKDSPYENLDQIIAAVGEGEEVRVAIQPGGVSEIGFSALKNAVAIEHPGMEDNLVAVNTGSQADKNQQLFDDQADLINGTVQANEQYTRLPEDDQKAMRFVWLTARQSTIAQAPEEGLGQTSREQLLEYVEPKVTVTMGDENFTFDKEFFFLYNKDMDPAIVDQIDAALTEIYAEGEIQEVQKNSFFIPNFKPSDEAAEYLENKMSVYEDIIENIQ, from the coding sequence ATGAGCATGCCCAACGTTCCCAAGACCCTTGGAGCCTCCGTCCTGATGGCCGGCATGGCCTTCGGCAGCGCCGCCGCCATGGCCGCAGACGGCCCCCTGCGCGGCAACGTGCGCGTGGTGATCGGCTCGACGTCCACCGGGGGAGATACCTACCAGAACTCCAGCATCGTCGTCGACGCCCTGGCCGAAAAGCTCGACCTCAACATGAAGGTGGATGCCGTTGGCGCCAGCTCGGCTTTCCGTTTCCTGGATCGCGATCCGCGCGGCAATACCCTGATGATCTTCCACGATCAGTCCTACCTCGGCTACCTGTACGGCGTCGAGGGGTATGACAATATCTTCGACAAGTACACCATCGGCCCGACCGTCGCCATCAACCCCGGCAACGCCTATCTGGTGCCCAAGGACTCTCCCTACGAGAACCTCGATCAGATCATCGCGGCGGTGGGTGAAGGTGAAGAGGTGCGCGTGGCGATCCAGCCGGGCGGTGTCTCCGAGATCGGCTTCAGTGCCCTGAAGAATGCCGTCGCCATCGAACACCCGGGAATGGAAGACAACCTGGTGGCCGTCAACACCGGCTCCCAGGCGGACAAGAACCAGCAGCTCTTCGATGACCAGGCGGACCTGATCAACGGCACCGTGCAGGCCAACGAGCAGTATACCCGCCTGCCGGAGGACGACCAGAAGGCCATGCGCTTCGTGTGGCTGACCGCCCGCCAGAGCACCATCGCGCAGGCGCCGGAAGAGGGGCTGGGCCAGACCTCCCGCGAGCAGCTGCTGGAGTATGTGGAGCCCAAGGTGACCGTCACCATGGGCGACGAGAACTTCACCTTCGATAAGGAATTCTTCTTCCTCTACAACAAGGACATGGATCCGGCGATCGTTGACCAGATCGACGCAGCGCTGACCGAGATCTATGCCGAGGGCGAGATCCAGGAGGTTCAGAAGAACTCCTTCTTCATCCCCAACTTCAAGCCGTCCGACGAAGCGGCGGAGTACCTGGAGAACAAGATGTCTGTCTACGAGGACATCATCGAGAATATCCAGTAA
- a CDS encoding tripartite tricarboxylate transporter TctB family protein has translation MESGLTSMLSVSIDFETSHLFFPRIIHWLMGGLFALVLVFRVLPFFAAVSRGERTLPILGESMDKFRFFGSLALIAVYFYLMAVVGNFFPYTGYGFLFVSIAFVFLMSLMYMHTRTKRKVVTAAINAIVAPSLAWFILAKLFQITLP, from the coding sequence ATGGAATCAGGACTGACATCCATGCTCAGTGTCTCGATTGATTTCGAGACCTCTCACTTGTTCTTTCCTCGCATTATTCATTGGCTGATGGGGGGGCTATTCGCACTGGTTCTGGTGTTTAGAGTGTTGCCCTTCTTCGCCGCCGTCAGCCGAGGGGAAAGGACGCTGCCGATCCTGGGCGAGTCCATGGACAAATTCCGTTTCTTCGGCTCCCTGGCGTTGATCGCCGTCTACTTCTACCTGATGGCGGTGGTCGGCAACTTCTTTCCCTACACGGGCTACGGCTTCCTGTTCGTTTCGATCGCCTTCGTGTTCCTGATGTCGCTGATGTACATGCACACCAGGACCAAGCGTAAGGTCGTGACTGCCGCCATCAATGCCATCGTGGCGCCGAGCCTGGCGTGGTTCATCCTCGCCAAGCTGTTCCAAATCACCCTGCCGTAG
- a CDS encoding tripartite tricarboxylate transporter permease, giving the protein MLDILSLLDITFFLLAALGALIGIIFGAIPGMTATMAVAVCLPLTYALGLHHGLALLLGLYVGGISGGMVPAVLLNIPGTPSSITTTFDGYPMAQRGEGERALRVSVVASVVGGLVSAAILFLFAPLLAEFSIKFSYVEKFLIILLALTVIASMSRNMLVGIFSGVIGIWLSLIGTYSISDGGNGKTRLMFDFLEPYLFEGFSLLPVLIGIFGIATILLEAEDGVKSGLSGKTIKIGKGGGFSFGIFKGRLTNLVRSSFIGTFVGMLPGVGGSAASVLAYTQEKNLSRDSSEMGKGAPQGLIASESANNALTGGALIPLLSLGIPGDSTTAVLIGAFTLQGIQVGPLFIPENADTWYVMMTALVFANVVMFFLMFYAIKHIAKVVLVPKYILYPIIVMMCVVGAYAINYGIMFDVWTLLIFGVLGYLIQKVGLEVAPLIIGFILGGQAEVYFVKSLESFGTYSIFFTKSPIAVVLWLLIAASVAFSAVMGLKSHAKRRLETSS; this is encoded by the coding sequence ATGCTGGATATACTGTCGTTACTCGATATCACCTTCTTCCTGCTGGCGGCCCTGGGTGCCCTGATCGGCATCATCTTCGGGGCGATCCCCGGGATGACCGCAACCATGGCCGTGGCGGTGTGTCTGCCGCTCACCTACGCCCTGGGACTCCACCATGGTCTGGCGCTCCTGCTGGGGCTCTACGTGGGGGGGATCTCCGGTGGCATGGTGCCGGCCGTGCTGCTCAACATTCCCGGCACACCATCCTCGATCACCACCACCTTCGACGGCTACCCCATGGCCCAGCGGGGCGAGGGCGAGCGCGCCCTGCGCGTCAGCGTGGTGGCTTCCGTGGTCGGAGGTCTGGTCAGTGCTGCCATTCTCTTTCTCTTTGCGCCGCTGCTGGCCGAGTTCTCGATCAAGTTCTCCTATGTGGAGAAGTTCCTGATCATCCTGCTGGCGCTGACCGTCATCGCCTCCATGTCGCGTAACATGCTGGTGGGTATCTTCAGCGGCGTGATCGGCATCTGGCTGAGCCTGATCGGCACCTACAGCATCTCGGACGGTGGCAACGGCAAGACGCGACTGATGTTCGATTTCCTCGAGCCGTACCTGTTCGAGGGCTTCTCCCTGCTGCCGGTGCTGATCGGCATCTTCGGCATCGCCACCATCCTGCTGGAGGCCGAAGACGGCGTGAAGAGCGGCCTGTCCGGCAAGACGATCAAGATCGGCAAGGGCGGCGGCTTCTCCTTCGGCATCTTCAAGGGACGGCTGACCAACCTGGTGCGTTCCTCCTTCATCGGCACCTTCGTCGGCATGCTGCCGGGGGTCGGGGGGAGTGCGGCCTCGGTGCTGGCCTACACCCAGGAGAAGAACCTGTCTCGGGACTCCAGCGAGATGGGCAAGGGCGCGCCCCAGGGGCTGATCGCGTCCGAGTCGGCCAACAATGCGCTGACCGGTGGCGCGCTGATCCCGCTGCTGTCGCTCGGCATCCCGGGGGACTCCACCACCGCGGTGCTGATCGGTGCCTTCACGCTGCAGGGCATCCAGGTCGGTCCCCTGTTCATCCCGGAGAATGCCGACACCTGGTACGTGATGATGACCGCCCTGGTGTTTGCCAATGTCGTGATGTTCTTCCTGATGTTCTATGCCATCAAGCACATCGCCAAGGTGGTGCTGGTGCCCAAGTACATCCTCTACCCGATCATCGTGATGATGTGTGTGGTCGGCGCCTATGCCATCAACTACGGCATCATGTTCGACGTCTGGACCCTGCTGATCTTCGGCGTGCTGGGCTATCTGATCCAGAAGGTCGGCCTCGAGGTGGCGCCGCTGATCATCGGCTTCATCCTCGGCGGCCAGGCGGAGGTGTATTTCGTCAAGAGCCTGGAGTCCTTCGGCACCTACTCGATCTTCTTCACCAAGAGCCCCATCGCCGTGGTGCTCTGGCTGTTGATCGCCGCCTCGGTGGCCTTCTCCGCGGTCATGGGGCTGAAGAGCCATGCCAAGCGTCGCCTGGAGACCTCCTCATGA
- the garD gene encoding galactarate dehydratase, whose translation MTQSQPAPRVIRIHPRDNVAVVVGQGGLAVGERLDDGIVLQASIPQGHKVALVALAEGDEVIRYGEVIGTAATPIPRGGHVNETNLHMPTPPALEDLPLATRPAPPAEPLEGYTFEGFRNADGSVGTKNVLGITTSVQCVAGTVDHVVQRIKRELLPRFPNVDDVVGLNHSYGCGVAINAPAAVVPIRTLKHLALNPNFGNEVMVIGLGCEKLQPSTLVEDQPVRIYENTEAADPEANVLSLQDESFAGFGEMVEGIMAMAERHLERLDRRRRETCPVSDLAVGMQCGGSDAFSGLTANPAVGFATDLIVRAGGSVMFSEVTEVRDAIHLLTPRAVDPEVGQALIDQMAWYDDYLSQGQADRSANTSPGNKQGGLSNIVEKALGSVIKSGNSPIVDVIGPGERLRKRGLTFAATPASDFICGTLQAAAGMNLQVFTTGRGTPYNLPMTPVIKVSSNSALGRRWHDLIDLDAGRIATGEASIEELGWELFRLILDVASGRRRVAADRLGLHNDLVLFNPAPVT comes from the coding sequence ATGACGCAATCGCAGCCGGCCCCTCGGGTGATCCGCATCCACCCCCGGGACAACGTCGCCGTCGTCGTCGGCCAGGGAGGCCTGGCCGTCGGTGAGCGCCTCGATGACGGGATCGTGCTCCAGGCGAGCATTCCCCAGGGGCACAAGGTGGCGCTGGTAGCGCTGGCGGAAGGCGATGAGGTGATCCGCTATGGCGAGGTCATCGGCACGGCCGCCACGCCCATCCCCCGGGGCGGCCATGTGAACGAGACCAATCTGCACATGCCGACCCCGCCGGCCCTGGAGGACCTGCCGCTGGCGACGCGCCCGGCGCCGCCGGCGGAGCCGCTGGAGGGCTACACCTTCGAGGGCTTCCGCAATGCCGACGGCAGCGTCGGCACCAAGAACGTGCTCGGCATCACCACCAGCGTGCAGTGCGTGGCCGGTACCGTGGATCACGTAGTGCAGCGCATCAAGCGCGAGCTGCTGCCGCGCTTCCCCAATGTCGATGACGTGGTGGGGCTCAACCACAGCTACGGCTGTGGCGTGGCCATCAATGCGCCGGCCGCGGTGGTGCCGATTCGCACCCTCAAGCACCTGGCCCTGAACCCCAACTTCGGCAACGAGGTGATGGTCATCGGGCTCGGCTGCGAGAAGCTGCAGCCCTCGACCCTGGTCGAGGATCAGCCGGTGAGGATCTACGAGAACACCGAGGCCGCCGACCCCGAGGCCAACGTGCTGAGCCTGCAGGACGAGTCCTTCGCGGGCTTCGGCGAGATGGTCGAGGGCATCATGGCCATGGCCGAGCGCCATCTGGAGCGCCTCGATCGCCGTCGCCGCGAGACCTGCCCGGTGTCCGACCTGGCGGTGGGTATGCAGTGCGGCGGCAGCGATGCCTTCTCCGGGCTGACCGCCAATCCGGCGGTGGGCTTCGCCACCGACCTGATCGTGCGCGCCGGGGGCAGCGTGATGTTCTCCGAGGTCACCGAGGTGCGCGATGCCATCCATCTGCTGACGCCGCGCGCCGTGGACCCTGAGGTCGGCCAGGCGCTGATCGACCAGATGGCCTGGTACGACGACTACCTGTCCCAGGGCCAGGCGGACCGCAGCGCGAACACCTCGCCCGGCAACAAGCAAGGCGGGCTCTCCAACATCGTCGAGAAGGCGCTGGGGTCGGTGATCAAGTCCGGCAACTCGCCGATCGTCGATGTCATCGGCCCGGGGGAGCGACTGCGCAAGCGTGGCTTGACCTTCGCCGCGACCCCGGCCAGCGACTTCATCTGCGGCACCCTCCAGGCCGCCGCGGGCATGAACCTGCAGGTCTTCACCACCGGGCGCGGCACCCCCTACAACCTGCCGATGACCCCGGTGATCAAGGTCTCGAGCAACTCCGCTCTGGGACGGCGCTGGCACGACCTGATCGACCTCGACGCCGGGCGCATCGCTACCGGCGAGGCGTCCATCGAGGAGCTGGGCTGGGAGCTGTTCCGGCTGATCCTCGATGTGGCCAGCGGCCGTCGCCGCGTCGCCGCCGACCGGCTGGGCCTGCACAACGATCTGGTGCTGTTCAACCCCGCGCCGGTGACCTGA
- a CDS encoding glucarate dehydratase family protein, which translates to MFPKITKMSIVPVAGEDGFLLNLSGGHAPWFIRCVLVLEDESGNRGVGEIPSSEGILKGLEKCRGLVEGARVNEVKQVLSQARGLLAQGGPEERGRQTFDLRVAVHVITAIESALFDLFGQALGMPVADLLGQYGRQRDEVEALGYLFLLGDPDKTDLPYPRVTDPVDAWDEVRYREAMTPDAVANLAKAAYGRYGFKDFKLKGGVLRGEEEADCIRALHEAFPEARLTLDPNGAWKLDEAVRVLEPIKHLLSYAEDPCGQEGGFSGRETMAEFKKRTGLPTATNMIATDYKQLQLAVQLNSVDIPLADCHFWTMQGAVAVGELCHEWGMTWGSHSNNHFDISLAMMTHVAAACPGEITAIDTHWIWQDGQRITKDPFKIRGGKLKVPTAPGLGVELDDDKLMEAHETYKRLDVTQRDDAMAMQYLIQGWEFDPKRPALVR; encoded by the coding sequence ATGTTTCCCAAGATCACCAAGATGAGCATCGTGCCGGTCGCCGGCGAGGACGGCTTCCTGCTCAACCTCAGCGGCGGCCATGCGCCCTGGTTCATCCGCTGCGTGCTGGTGCTGGAAGACGAGTCCGGCAACCGCGGGGTCGGCGAGATCCCCTCCAGCGAAGGCATCCTGAAGGGGCTCGAGAAGTGCCGGGGGCTGGTGGAGGGCGCCCGGGTCAACGAGGTCAAGCAGGTGCTGAGCCAGGCCCGGGGCCTGCTGGCCCAGGGCGGTCCCGAGGAACGCGGGCGCCAGACCTTCGACCTGCGGGTGGCGGTCCACGTCATCACCGCCATCGAGTCGGCGCTGTTCGATCTCTTCGGCCAGGCACTGGGCATGCCGGTGGCCGACCTGCTGGGCCAGTACGGTCGCCAGCGCGACGAGGTCGAGGCCCTGGGCTATCTCTTCCTGCTCGGCGATCCCGACAAGACCGACCTGCCGTATCCCCGCGTGACCGACCCGGTCGATGCCTGGGACGAGGTGCGCTACCGCGAGGCCATGACCCCGGACGCCGTCGCCAACCTGGCCAAGGCCGCCTATGGCCGCTACGGCTTCAAGGATTTCAAGCTCAAGGGCGGTGTACTGCGCGGCGAGGAGGAAGCCGACTGCATCCGCGCGCTGCACGAGGCCTTCCCCGAGGCGCGTCTGACCCTCGACCCCAACGGCGCCTGGAAGCTGGACGAGGCGGTGCGCGTGCTGGAGCCGATCAAGCACCTGCTCAGCTACGCCGAGGATCCCTGTGGCCAGGAGGGCGGGTTCTCCGGCCGCGAGACCATGGCGGAATTCAAGAAGCGCACCGGGCTGCCCACCGCCACCAACATGATCGCCACCGACTACAAGCAGTTGCAGCTGGCCGTACAGCTCAACTCGGTGGATATCCCGCTGGCCGACTGCCACTTCTGGACCATGCAGGGCGCCGTGGCCGTGGGCGAGCTGTGCCACGAGTGGGGCATGACCTGGGGCTCGCACAGCAACAATCACTTCGATATCTCGCTGGCGATGATGACCCATGTGGCCGCGGCCTGCCCGGGTGAGATCACCGCCATCGACACCCACTGGATCTGGCAGGACGGCCAGCGCATCACCAAGGACCCGTTCAAGATCCGGGGCGGCAAGCTGAAGGTCCCGACCGCTCCGGGACTCGGCGTCGAGCTCGACGACGACAAGCTCATGGAGGCGCACGAGACGTACAAGCGCCTCGACGTGACCCAGCGCGACGACGCCATGGCCATGCAGTACCTGATCCAGGGCTGGGAGTTCGATCCCAAGCGTCCTGCCCTGGTTCGTTGA
- a CDS encoding aldehyde dehydrogenase (NADP(+)) — protein MTLEGKQLIGAQAVAAQGSPIHAVNPATGETLSPAYAAGGKAEVEKACDLAWAAFATYRETGLEERARFLEAVADEIEAIGDALIERAMAESGLPRARLEGERGRTCGQLRLFAQVVRAGEWLDLRLDPALPERAPMPRVDLRQRHIALGPVAVFGASNFPLAFSVAGGDTASALAAGCPVVVKAHSAHPGTSELVGRAVQRAVAQCELPEGVFSLLYGSGREVGQALVRDARIKAVGFTGSRSGGTALMQAAQARPEPIPVYAEMSSINPVFLLPAALESRAAELGEAFVGSLTLGAGQFCTNPGLVIGVKGEGLDAFVAAAGEAVTGAAAQTMLTPGIHDAYVQGVDGLLQSRKAREVARGPAGEGPNAGQAGLFVASAADFLREEALQAEVFGASALVVECADLDEVKRVAEHLEGQLTATLQMDDGDLEAARDLLPTLERRAGRVMANGWPTGVEVCHAMVHGGPYPATSDSRTTSVGSAAIHRFLRPVCYQNLPQGLLPEALRDGNPAGVSRLVDGQREA, from the coding sequence ATGACTTTGGAAGGCAAGCAATTGATCGGTGCCCAGGCCGTTGCGGCTCAGGGCAGCCCCATCCACGCGGTCAACCCGGCCACCGGCGAGACCCTGTCCCCGGCCTATGCCGCGGGCGGCAAGGCGGAAGTCGAGAAAGCCTGCGACCTGGCCTGGGCGGCCTTCGCGACCTACCGCGAGACCGGCCTCGAGGAACGCGCCCGTTTCCTCGAGGCCGTGGCCGACGAGATCGAGGCCATCGGCGATGCGCTGATCGAGCGCGCCATGGCCGAGTCCGGCCTGCCCCGGGCCCGCCTCGAGGGCGAGCGCGGCCGCACCTGCGGCCAGCTGCGCCTGTTCGCCCAGGTGGTGCGCGCCGGCGAGTGGCTCGACCTGCGCCTCGACCCGGCGCTGCCGGAGCGGGCGCCGATGCCGCGCGTCGACCTGCGCCAGCGCCATATCGCCCTGGGCCCGGTGGCCGTGTTCGGCGCCTCCAACTTCCCGCTGGCCTTCTCGGTGGCCGGTGGCGACACCGCCTCGGCCCTGGCCGCCGGCTGCCCGGTGGTGGTCAAGGCGCACTCCGCCCACCCCGGCACCTCCGAGCTGGTCGGCCGCGCCGTGCAGCGCGCCGTGGCCCAGTGCGAGCTGCCCGAGGGCGTGTTCTCGCTGCTCTACGGCTCCGGCCGCGAGGTGGGCCAGGCGCTGGTGCGCGATGCGCGCATCAAGGCGGTGGGCTTCACCGGCTCGCGCTCCGGCGGCACCGCGCTGATGCAGGCCGCCCAGGCGCGTCCCGAGCCGATCCCGGTCTATGCCGAGATGAGCTCGATCAACCCGGTGTTCCTGCTGCCGGCGGCCCTGGAATCCCGTGCTGCCGAGCTGGGCGAGGCCTTCGTCGGCTCGCTGACCCTGGGCGCCGGCCAGTTCTGCACCAACCCGGGGCTGGTGATCGGCGTCAAGGGCGAGGGCCTCGACGCCTTCGTGGCCGCCGCCGGCGAGGCGGTGACGGGCGCCGCGGCCCAGACCATGCTGACCCCGGGCATCCATGACGCCTATGTGCAGGGCGTCGATGGCCTCCTTCAAAGCCGCAAGGCCCGCGAGGTGGCCCGCGGCCCGGCCGGCGAGGGTCCCAACGCCGGCCAGGCCGGGCTGTTCGTGGCCTCGGCCGCCGATTTCCTGCGTGAGGAGGCCCTGCAGGCCGAGGTGTTCGGCGCCAGCGCGCTGGTGGTCGAGTGCGCGGACCTCGACGAGGTCAAGCGCGTGGCCGAGCATCTGGAAGGCCAGCTGACCGCCACCCTGCAGATGGACGACGGCGACCTGGAGGCCGCCCGCGACCTGCTGCCGACGCTGGAGCGTCGCGCCGGCCGGGTGATGGCCAACGGCTGGCCCACCGGCGTCGAGGTGTGCCACGCCATGGTCCACGGCGGGCCCTATCCTGCCACCTCGGACTCGCGCACCACCTCGGTGGGCAGCGCGGCGATCCACCGCTTCCTGCGCCCGGTGTGCTACCAGAACCTGCCCCAGGGCCTGCTGCCCGAGGCGCTGCGTGACGGCAACCCGGCCGGCGTCAGCCGCCTGGTCGACGGCCAGCGCGAGGCCTGA
- a CDS encoding AEC family transporter — MADVLLGTLEVSLPVFAMVFVGALLKRLGWIDQAFVNTASSLVFKATMPTLLFLSILRADPDMALNLGLVGFYLGVSTLAFGLIWLWALPRCPHDDRGVFVQGAFRGNCGIVGLALSASMYGDLGLSLGGIMAGAIIVLNLVLSAIVLAVYSPTVSSHPLAILRDVAANPLILGIVAALPLNYLGVQLPAWLMTSGDYLASLSLPLALICIGGGLSVSAARQSSALSLEASLWKVVLMPALGILLALPLGFRGAELGILFLFLGSPSAAVAYVMARGAGANATLAASIIVISTLLSLLTISAGLFTLTTFGLI, encoded by the coding sequence ATGGCCGATGTCTTGCTGGGGACGCTCGAGGTCAGCCTCCCCGTCTTCGCCATGGTCTTCGTCGGGGCGCTGCTGAAGCGGTTGGGGTGGATCGACCAGGCCTTCGTCAACACGGCGTCCAGCCTGGTATTCAAGGCCACCATGCCGACGCTGCTGTTCCTGAGCATTCTGCGCGCCGACCCGGACATGGCCCTCAACCTCGGCCTGGTGGGCTTCTATCTCGGCGTCTCTACCCTGGCTTTCGGGCTGATCTGGCTGTGGGCGCTGCCACGCTGCCCTCACGACGACCGCGGCGTCTTCGTACAGGGCGCCTTCCGGGGCAACTGCGGCATCGTCGGCCTGGCGCTGTCGGCCAGCATGTACGGCGATCTCGGCCTGTCCCTCGGCGGCATCATGGCCGGGGCCATCATCGTCCTCAACCTCGTGCTCTCGGCGATCGTACTGGCGGTCTACAGCCCCACGGTCAGCTCTCATCCACTCGCCATTCTCCGGGACGTCGCCGCGAACCCCCTGATCCTGGGTATCGTCGCGGCCCTGCCTCTCAACTACCTGGGCGTACAGCTACCGGCCTGGCTGATGACCTCGGGCGACTACCTGGCCTCGCTGTCGCTGCCCCTAGCGTTGATCTGCATCGGCGGCGGCCTCAGCGTGTCGGCGGCCAGGCAGAGCAGCGCGCTCTCCCTGGAAGCGAGCCTGTGGAAGGTCGTGCTGATGCCCGCCCTCGGCATCCTGCTGGCCCTGCCGCTGGGCTTCCGCGGCGCCGAGCTGGGCATCCTCTTCCTGTTCCTGGGCAGCCCCAGCGCGGCCGTGGCCTACGTGATGGCCCGCGGCGCCGGCGCCAACGCGACCCTGGCCGCCAGCATCATCGTGATCAGCACCCTGCTCAGCCTGCTCACCATCAGTGCAGGCCTCTTCACCCTGACGACATTCGGGCTGATCTAG